One window of the Salvia miltiorrhiza cultivar Shanhuang (shh) chromosome 6, IMPLAD_Smil_shh, whole genome shotgun sequence genome contains the following:
- the LOC130990612 gene encoding putative late blight resistance protein homolog R1A-10, with protein MAFTAVISLKNTICRLLNSPRISVASPTRETLEFAYERVDSLQESLRRYDDVRNSSKGVMALDARIREEARKLEDVIESEASAQFLLQSEIHGTLSLNLHHSISNINRFAETATRMEQEYIMELNKPSAEEEENAAAAVVPFVTNSVGNEFEMVGLCDQFLEIRELLIEGVDHHKFYSTIAIHGMAGIGKTKLAQKLFRDSLVKASFDCRAFVTLASRAFVTLGSERDLEEILLAIIAQVNHDNAEMIRDEDEDLANYLQTSLSGRKFLIVLDDVLDSDLFYRVLAVLPLEHNDGRILITTRAPTNFSSVYIYKIRFMDDEESWDFLRKKVFDEQEELPHPLVKAGKKIAKNCEGLPLLIHTVAGLLSEAPKNPEHWNQVAEKRNSVFEDALDQLNEVLLPTYQRIPQYAKMNFLYMGAFPPDYIITNSRLGNLWWAEGFHDLASFDAPHILGSCNLVVVRETSTITGRTKACSLHCAYRHMAKREAESNKLFHVLNSYADCSIECVQRHRCLAIHQNVLFAIKDVHDTMASVAAVRSVLCMGPYHQYQVPICSGWELLRVLDALTIRFYEFPPNLVNLILLRYLALTCNASLPRSLSNLWNLQYLIIHEHLRIKCMAADNSCLPMEIWDLKELMHLRIMGRNLPTPPPGTVLPKLAELLDVGVQTCSTKVLKSLPNLEKLRVQIESAENLSCFDRISCLNHLRSLQGVVMYPNILPEPIIPPTPPLSISTSSLQKLSLEGFGLSWMEMSKIAELPNLEKLILQCYAFQGEKWDASGIVFSRLWYICIEDTDLVQWRAGEGTFPRLRRLTMKNCYNIEEIPAFVSNVEVEEPSDIVIELVDCNPLAETCAKQWCPSILAHYSWK; from the coding sequence ATGGCTTTTACTGCCGTAATTTCTCTTAAGAACACGATATGCCGCCTTCTAAACTCTCCTCGTATCTCCGTCGCCTCCCCCACTCGAGAAACCCTAGAATTCGCATACGAGCGCGTCGACTCTCTACAGGAATCGCTCAGAAGATACGATGACGTTAGAAACAGCAGCAAAGGAGTGATGGCTTTGGATGCACGAATAAGAGAGGAAGCGCGCAAATTAGAAGATGTGATTGAATCCGAAGCTTCAGCTCAGTTTCTCTTGCAATCTGAAATCCATGGCACACTCTCCCTCAACCTCCATCACTCAATTTCAAATATCAATCGCTTTGCAGAAACAGCGACGAGGATGGAGCAAGAATATATTATGGAATTAAACAAGCCGTctgctgaagaagaagaaaatgccGCCGCTGCTGTTGTTCCGTTTGTAACTAATTCAGTTGGAAACGAGTTTGAGATGGTTGGATTATGTGATCAATTTCTCGAAATCAGGGAACTGCTTATTGAAGGTGTAGATCATCACAAATTCTACTCCACTATTGCAATCCATGGTATGGCTGGTATTGGCAAGACTAAGCTTGCTCAAAAACTCTTTCGCGATTCCTTGGTGAAGGCAAGCTTCGACTGTCGCGCATTTGTCACGCTTGCCTCTCGGGCCTTTGTCACGCTTGGCTCAGAGCGAGATTTGGAAGAAATTCTGCTAGCTATTATAGCTCAAGTAAATCATGATAACGCCGAAATGATTAGGGATGAAGATGAGGATTTAGCCAATTACTTGCAAACAAGTTTGAGCGGTAGAAAATTTCTCATCGTGTTGGATGATGTACTGGACTCTGATTTGTTCTATCGAGTTTTAGCTGTACTTCCTTTAGAACATAATGATGGTCGGATCTTGATCACAACTAGAGCACCAACAAACTTTAGCTCTGTTTACATTTACAAGATTCGGTTTATGGATGACGAAGAGAGTTGGGATTTTCTGAGGAAGAAGGTGTTTGATGAACAAGAAGAGTTGCCACATCCACTTGTGAAAGCTGGGAAGAAGATTGCCAAGAATTGTGAAGGTCTTCCTCTGTTAATACACACGGTGGCCGGGCTTCTATCAGAAGCCCCGAAGAATCCAGAGCATTGGAACCAGGTAGCAGAGAAGCGAAATTCAGTTTTTGAGGACGCACTTGATCAATTAAACGAGGTACTATTACCAACCTACCAACGCATCCCTCAATATGCTAAGATGAACTTTCTCTATATGGGAGCTTTTCCTCCAGATTATATAATCACGAATTCTAGGTTGGGGAATCTGTGGTGGGCTGAAGGATTTCACGACTTAGCCTCCTTTGACGCACCTCATATATTAGGTTCGTGTAATCTTGTTGTGGTTCGCGAGACTAGCACAATAACTGGGAGGACTAAAGCTTGCAGTCTCCATTGTGCCTATAGACATATGGCCAAGAGAGAAGCTGAGAGTAATAAGCTTTTTCATGTCTTGAATAGTTATGCAGATTGTTCGATTGAATGTGTTCAAAGGCACCGTTGTCTTGCCATCCATCAGAATGTGTTGTTTGCCATCAAAGATGTGCACGACACAATGGCATCCGTTGCAGCTGTACGCTCTGTGCTATGCATGGGGCCGTATCATCAATATCAAGTGCCGATATGCTCGGGTTGGGAGTTGTTGAGGGTACTCGATGCTCTTACAATCCGCTTCTATGAATTCCCTCCTAATTTGGTGAATCTAATTCTGCTGAGGTACCTCGCCCTCACTTGTAACGCAAGTCTTCCTCGTTCATTATCCAATCTTTGGAACCTCCAATACTTGATCATTCATGAACATCTCAGAATCAAATGCATGGCAGCTGACAATTCATGTCTGCCTATGGAGATATGGGATTTGAAAGAATTGATGCATCTCCGAATCATGGGAAGAAACCTACCCACTCCTCCTCCTGGCACAGTCTTGCCCAAGCTTGCAGAACTTTTAGATGTTGGTGTCCAAACGTGTTCTACAAAAGTTCTTAAAAGTCTCCCTAACTTGGAGAAACTACGAGTTCAAATCGAGTCTGCTGAGAATTTGAGTTGCTTTGATCGTATCTCATGCCTTAATCACCTGAGATCTCTTCAAGGTGTTGTCATGTACCCCAATATCTTGCCTGAGCCTATAATCCCACCTACTCCTCCTCTTTCAATCTCCACTTCTAGTCTTCAAAAGTTGAGCTTGGAGGGATTTGGATTATCTTGGATGGAAATGAGCAAGATTGCTGAATTGCCAAATCTTGAAAAACTAATACTGCAATGTTATGCCTTTCAAGGAGAAAAGTGGGATGCAAGTGGAATAGTATTCTCGAGATTGTGGTATATTTGCATTGAAGATACGGATCTTGTGCAGTGGAGAGCCGGAGAAGGAACATTCCCTAGGCTTAGGCGGCTAACAATGAAGAACTGCTACAATATAGAAGAGATCCCTGCATTTGTATCTAATGTGGAGGTTGAAGAACCATCTGATATAGTTATTGAACTGGTTGACTGCAACCCCTTGGCTGAGACTTGCGCAAAGCAATGGTGTCCTTCCATTTTAGCCCACTATTCATGGAAATAA